The Candidatus Acidulodesulfobacterium acidiphilum DNA segment CTAGAAAGCCGGATAGCCGATGACAATGCACATGGTACTTTTCAGGGCGATAAAGCCGCGCTGAATAAGTTTGAAGTAGCTCTAAATAAGTACTCCCAGAGCCATAATCTTGGCAAAACTTACGACTTTAAACTCAACGAAACCTTTAAGGATAGCCATAAATCTTTGCGACACGCGGATGTCCGGGCTTACAATAAAGCAACTGTAGATAAACTTCTAAACATGGAAAACAAAGCCGTAAATCTTGCCGTTAGGTGCGCTTTAAACGCCGGCTTGCGTAAATCAGAAATCTTAAAATTAGGTTTAAAGCCAGATAGCATTACTAACAATAATATCAACGTTTACGGCGGAAAGGGCGGCAAGGATAGGACAATATCCGAAATCGCTGACAAGTCTTTAATTACCGATATTAAAATATTTTTAAAAGAAAATAATATAGAAAAATTCGGCGATGCCGTTACTGGGAGTAAGATAAATTATGAAATCCGC contains these protein-coding regions:
- a CDS encoding site-specific integrase encodes the protein MKGSVKWQVTEIFKEIKEIGNSKYAAKNLARQNGAHGSAGIAKETGIYGYRTNDTYRDDVVKFGDWAKENLKLKDLTKTDAPAVIAYLESRIADDNAHGTFQGDKAALNKFEVALNKYSQSHNLGKTYDFKLNETFKDSHKSLRHADVRAYNKATVDKLLNMENKAVNLAVRCALNAGLRKSEILKLGLKPDSITNNNINVYGGKGGKDRTISEIADKSLITDIKIFLKENNIEKFGDAVTGSKINYEIRKVLGDTGSIHALRHNYAINCIKEFEMKGFSHVEAVHLTSLQLGHNRNEIIEGVYSK